In one Mucilaginibacter ginsenosidivorax genomic region, the following are encoded:
- a CDS encoding STAS domain-containing protein encodes MKFAVDKHEKYILVKLNESKLNSLVTPQLKSELILINTEGQRNIILDLSQVKFADSSGLSSLLVGHRLCKNASGVFILCGLNDAVARLITISQLDNVLTVVPTAEEGVDLIFMEEIEKELKKESR; translated from the coding sequence ATGAAATTTGCTGTCGATAAACACGAGAAATACATTTTAGTGAAGCTTAACGAATCAAAATTGAATTCGTTAGTAACGCCTCAATTAAAATCTGAACTGATATTGATCAATACGGAAGGACAAAGAAACATCATTCTTGACCTTTCACAGGTAAAATTTGCCGATTCATCCGGCTTAAGTAGCTTGTTGGTTGGTCACCGTTTGTGCAAAAACGCATCTGGCGTATTTATATTGTGTGGATTGAACGATGCCGTGGCGCGTTTAATCACTATCTCGCAACTGGATAACGTGCTTACAGTTGTACCTACTGCCGAAGAAGGTGTCGATCTTATTTTTATGGAAGAGATTGAGAAAGAATTGAAAAAAGAATCAAGATAA
- a CDS encoding phosphoribosylaminoimidazolesuccinocarboxamide synthase: MNAIKETHFSFPGQTGFYKGKVRDVYTIENKYLAMVVSDRISAFDVVLPEAIPYKGQVLNQIAARFLKATSDIVPNWVISVPDPSVTIGRICEPFKVEMVIRGYLAGHAAREYAAGRRQVCGETLPEGLKENDILPEPIITPTTKASVGHDEDISKADILAKGIVSAEDYARLEAYTKALFARGTEIAAKQGLILVDTKYEFGKVDGVIYLIDEIHTPDSSRYFYKEGYEERQQKGEPQKQLSKEFVRKWLIENGFQGKEGQVIPVMTKEIVTSISERYIELYEKIIGEAFVKSDTESVLNRVETAIKNALSIM, from the coding sequence ATGAATGCAATAAAAGAAACACATTTTAGCTTTCCGGGCCAGACAGGCTTTTATAAGGGGAAGGTACGCGATGTATATACGATAGAAAATAAGTACCTGGCCATGGTGGTATCCGACAGGATCTCGGCCTTTGATGTGGTGCTACCCGAGGCTATCCCTTATAAAGGACAAGTGCTTAACCAGATAGCTGCCCGTTTTTTAAAGGCTACCAGCGATATTGTACCCAACTGGGTAATATCCGTGCCCGATCCGAGTGTTACCATTGGCCGCATTTGCGAGCCCTTTAAGGTGGAGATGGTGATACGGGGATATTTGGCAGGCCACGCTGCGCGTGAATATGCCGCCGGCCGCCGGCAGGTTTGCGGTGAAACATTGCCCGAAGGTTTAAAGGAAAACGATATCCTGCCCGAGCCGATAATTACGCCTACTACCAAAGCATCGGTTGGGCATGATGAAGATATTTCAAAAGCGGATATCCTGGCAAAGGGTATTGTATCTGCCGAAGATTATGCCCGATTGGAGGCATATACTAAAGCGCTGTTTGCACGGGGTACCGAAATTGCTGCCAAACAAGGCTTAATATTGGTTGATACCAAATATGAATTTGGTAAAGTTGATGGCGTTATTTATTTAATAGATGAAATTCATACGCCCGATTCGTCAAGGTATTTTTATAAGGAAGGATATGAGGAGCGCCAGCAAAAAGGCGAGCCGCAAAAACAACTTTCAAAAGAGTTTGTACGCAAATGGCTGATTGAAAACGGTTTCCAGGGTAAGGAAGGACAGGTTATTCCTGTAATGACTAAGGAGATAGTCACATCGATATCTGAACGCTATATCGAACTTTATGAAAAGATTATAGGTGAGGCCTTCGTGAAATCAGATACAGAAAGTGTGTTGAACAGGGTTGAAACCGCCATAAAGAATGCGCTTAGTATTATGTAA
- a CDS encoding PhoH family protein, whose translation MNELKLSIENVNPAVLWGPNNDHFEIIKKQYPKLKIVARGSEVKVLGDDHELNVFQEKFSHLLAHVEKFENLNITDLERILGSKVSSNSSSEPVTDKFASGEVIVFGPNGVMVKARTANQRKMVDSINQSDILFAIGPAGTGKTYTAVALAVRALKNKEIKRIILTRPAVEAGENLGFLPGDLKEKIDPYLRPLYDALDDMIPAEKLKFYLENRTIEIAPLAFMRGRTLDNCFVILDEAQNATDMQLKMFLTRMGPSAKFIVTGDVTQIDLPKKQQSGLHTALRILTDIKGIEIVYLSGEDVVRHKLVRKILAAYGDIQ comes from the coding sequence TTGAACGAACTTAAGCTATCAATTGAAAACGTAAATCCAGCCGTATTGTGGGGGCCTAATAATGATCATTTTGAGATCATTAAGAAACAATATCCCAAACTTAAAATTGTTGCAAGAGGCAGCGAAGTAAAAGTTTTGGGTGATGATCACGAACTGAATGTTTTCCAGGAAAAATTCTCGCACCTGCTTGCTCATGTTGAGAAATTCGAGAACCTGAACATTACCGATCTTGAACGTATTTTAGGATCAAAAGTATCTTCAAATTCCTCGTCTGAGCCTGTAACTGATAAGTTTGCCAGTGGCGAGGTTATCGTTTTTGGCCCGAATGGTGTAATGGTGAAAGCCCGTACAGCCAACCAGCGTAAAATGGTTGATAGCATCAATCAAAGCGATATTTTATTTGCTATTGGCCCTGCTGGTACCGGTAAAACTTATACTGCGGTTGCATTGGCCGTGCGTGCGTTAAAGAACAAAGAAATTAAACGCATTATTTTAACCCGCCCGGCGGTTGAAGCAGGAGAGAACCTCGGCTTTTTACCTGGTGATTTAAAAGAAAAGATTGACCCGTACCTGAGGCCATTGTACGATGCACTTGATGATATGATCCCGGCAGAGAAATTAAAATTTTACCTGGAAAACCGTACCATCGAGATTGCGCCGCTGGCATTTATGCGTGGCCGTACCCTTGATAATTGTTTTGTGATATTAGACGAGGCTCAAAACGCAACCGATATGCAGTTAAAGATGTTCCTGACGCGTATGGGCCCATCGGCCAAATTTATTGTTACCGGTGACGTAACGCAGATAGATTTGCCAAAAAAACAGCAATCGGGTCTGCACACTGCCCTGCGCATATTAACAGATATAAAAGGAATAGAAATAGTATACCTAAGCGGTGAAGACGTTGTACGCCATAAACTGGTACGCAAAATATTAGCAGCCTACGGGGATATACAGTAA
- a CDS encoding SAM hydrolase/SAM-dependent halogenase family protein yields the protein MAIITLTTDLGDKDIYQAALKGSIYKSLPTVNIVDITNSVAAFNVQQAAFILKNSFYYFPEDTVHLIGIDTVYSDHTKYLAVRYKKHYFVGADNGIFSLMFDTDPEEIVEINIMQDLKFLHFPLADIFVKAACHLAKGGKLSEIGLPVYDIENKMNLQPVIEKNLIKGVVIYIDSFQNVITNITKEFFNSVQQGRKFVLNFKRNETINHLSWHYNEVPVGEKLCLFGISDHLEIAINKGNASGLLGLNLNDKVIIEFQ from the coding sequence ATGGCAATAATAACATTAACTACTGATTTGGGCGATAAGGACATTTACCAGGCTGCTTTAAAAGGTAGCATCTATAAATCGTTGCCAACAGTTAATATTGTTGATATTACCAACAGTGTGGCGGCTTTTAACGTGCAACAGGCTGCTTTTATATTAAAGAACAGTTTTTATTACTTCCCCGAAGATACCGTACACCTTATAGGTATTGATACCGTTTACAGCGACCATACCAAGTACCTGGCGGTAAGGTACAAAAAACATTATTTTGTGGGTGCCGATAATGGAATTTTTTCGTTGATGTTTGATACCGACCCTGAGGAAATTGTGGAGATAAACATTATGCAGGATTTAAAGTTCCTGCATTTTCCGCTTGCAGATATTTTTGTTAAAGCGGCCTGCCACCTGGCCAAAGGCGGCAAACTGAGTGAAATTGGTTTGCCGGTATACGATATCGAAAACAAAATGAACCTGCAGCCTGTTATCGAAAAAAACCTGATCAAGGGTGTAGTGATCTATATCGATTCGTTTCAAAATGTGATAACCAATATTACCAAGGAGTTTTTTAACAGTGTGCAGCAGGGCCGTAAATTTGTACTTAACTTTAAACGTAACGAAACCATCAATCACCTGAGCTGGCATTATAACGAGGTACCCGTTGGCGAAAAACTTTGCCTGTTTGGTATAAGCGACCATTTGGAAATTGCAATCAATAAAGGCAATGCCAGCGGCCTGCTGGGCTTAAACCTTAATGATAAGGTTATCATCGAATTTCAGTAA
- a CDS encoding ABC transporter ATP-binding protein, producing MARGRLNSGAKAEAELPKAKINRQSIQNIRKLLTYIKPYRGKFMAGMLFLFISSLVGLAFPAILGALIDAAQGKYKYPYLPHSLNAIAIAGFIILFGQAFISFFRVVWFVQVAERSLADIRRDTYFKLITLPMNFFANRRVGELNSRISADLSQIQDTLTTTIAEIIRQLVIMVGSVILLAIVSIKLTLALLAILPFLVAFAVFFGKFIRKLSRQAQDKLAESNTIVEETLQGIANVKAFVNEAYEATRYDKILRNVVDIAVKGAKFRGIFASFIVFCLFGTFVGVIWYGSVLVSHKEIYVGDLTTFIMYSIFVGAAMGSFPDLYANLQKAVGASERVLEILAEKGEDIPMVESNNKIDQAIKGDLSFDNVVFAYPSRSELTILKGISFNAAAGQKVAIVGPSGSGKSTMASLILQFYHPQSGTILFDGRPADEFSITDIRNQVAIVPQDVLLFGGSILENIAYGRLNASKEDIIQAAKRANAHQFILSFPEGYETIVGERGVKLSGGQRQRIAIARALLKNPSILILDEATSSLDSESERLVQEALEELMKDRTSIIIAHRLSTIREADKIIVLEKGEIIESGSHQELIGNEQGLYRYLSQLQFETQVG from the coding sequence ATGGCACGAGGAAGACTGAACAGTGGCGCTAAAGCAGAAGCCGAACTACCCAAAGCAAAAATTAACAGGCAGAGCATCCAGAATATCCGCAAACTACTCACTTACATTAAACCATACCGGGGAAAATTTATGGCGGGAATGCTGTTTCTGTTCATATCCAGCCTGGTAGGCCTTGCTTTCCCCGCGATACTGGGCGCATTAATAGATGCGGCGCAAGGAAAGTATAAATATCCCTATTTACCGCATAGCTTAAATGCCATAGCCATAGCTGGATTTATTATTCTGTTCGGGCAGGCATTTATATCTTTTTTTAGGGTTGTATGGTTTGTTCAGGTTGCAGAGCGCTCCCTGGCCGATATACGCCGGGACACATATTTTAAGCTCATAACCCTGCCAATGAATTTTTTTGCCAACCGCCGTGTTGGTGAATTGAATAGCCGCATTTCTGCCGATCTTTCACAAATACAGGATACGTTAACCACTACTATCGCCGAGATTATCAGGCAGTTGGTAATTATGGTAGGCAGCGTTATTTTATTAGCTATAGTATCTATCAAGTTAACCCTTGCCTTATTGGCAATATTGCCTTTTCTGGTAGCTTTTGCCGTTTTTTTCGGCAAATTTATTCGCAAGCTCTCACGCCAGGCCCAGGATAAATTAGCAGAGTCAAATACAATTGTTGAAGAAACCCTGCAAGGCATCGCCAATGTAAAAGCATTTGTAAATGAGGCTTACGAGGCTACCCGGTACGATAAAATATTACGCAACGTAGTTGATATCGCCGTTAAAGGGGCTAAATTCCGTGGGATTTTTGCTTCGTTCATTGTATTCTGCTTGTTTGGGACTTTTGTAGGTGTAATATGGTATGGATCAGTTCTGGTAAGTCATAAAGAAATCTATGTAGGCGATTTGACCACCTTTATCATGTACTCCATATTTGTAGGTGCCGCTATGGGCAGTTTCCCAGATTTGTACGCCAACCTGCAAAAAGCTGTTGGGGCAAGCGAGCGTGTGTTAGAGATACTGGCCGAAAAAGGTGAAGACATCCCGATGGTAGAAAGCAATAACAAAATAGACCAAGCTATTAAAGGCGACTTGTCATTTGATAATGTGGTATTTGCCTACCCATCCCGGTCGGAGTTAACTATCCTGAAAGGCATTTCTTTTAACGCCGCTGCAGGCCAAAAAGTGGCCATTGTTGGGCCAAGTGGCTCTGGTAAATCTACCATGGCCTCGTTAATACTCCAATTTTACCATCCGCAAAGTGGCACCATTTTATTTGATGGCCGCCCGGCTGATGAGTTTTCTATTACAGATATCCGTAATCAGGTAGCCATAGTACCGCAGGATGTATTGCTCTTTGGCGGATCGATATTAGAGAATATTGCTTATGGCCGGTTAAATGCATCAAAAGAAGATATTATACAAGCAGCCAAACGGGCAAACGCGCACCAATTTATCCTATCGTTCCCCGAGGGTTATGAAACCATTGTTGGCGAACGGGGAGTAAAACTTTCAGGCGGCCAGCGACAGCGCATTGCTATAGCAAGGGCATTGCTTAAAAATCCATCCATATTGATATTGGATGAGGCAACGTCATCCTTAGATTCTGAATCGGAGCGCCTGGTACAGGAAGCTTTAGAAGAGTTGATGAAAGATCGCACATCTATCATTATCGCCCATCGTTTATCAACTATCCGCGAAGCCGATAAGATCATCGTTCTGGAAAAAGGCGAGATCATCGAAAGTGGCAGTCACCAGGAACTTATCGGCAATGAGCAAGGGCTTTATCGTTATTTGAGCCAGCTGCAATTTGAAACACAGGTGGGATAG
- a CDS encoding MBL fold metallo-hydrolase: MKLTIHGAARQVTGSMHLLQVGQYKILVDCGLDYEKDRSIQSNENFPFRPEEIDVVILTHAHIDHSGNLPTLVRLGFNGQILCTPPTADLTELLLLDSVSIFMNKAGKGNRKRGKGKFNSGGGPQPLYLQKHVMDTVDRFVTIGFNRPFRINGDIELTFIPVGHLLGAASAVLKVTENGEEKSIAFTGDIGRKNYPVLNDPQELPPVDFLVSESTYGGRYHTKGKSVEETLVEVIEKACIKEQGRLIIPAFSIGRTQSLVYSLNKIFTEGLLPAVKVFVDSPMATMATGIFRKYHSLVNQEAQDFYKDKGDEFEFDNLTYVETLKDSRQISNYWEPCIIISSAGMLEGGRIQDHLFYNIQNYYCTILFIGYCAKGTLGHRLLRGDPIVHIKDRELAVYATIKQTDVLSAHGDHQDLLDNVKQQDKTKLKNVFLVHGEGESMKLLAASLEDEGYTVTIPEKDVTYNI, from the coding sequence ATGAAATTAACCATACACGGGGCGGCCCGACAGGTAACCGGCAGCATGCATTTGCTGCAGGTAGGCCAATACAAAATATTAGTGGATTGCGGGTTAGATTATGAGAAGGACCGCAGCATTCAATCAAATGAAAACTTTCCTTTCCGGCCGGAAGAGATTGACGTGGTAATACTTACACATGCGCACATAGATCACTCTGGTAATTTACCCACGCTGGTAAGGCTTGGTTTTAACGGCCAGATATTATGCACTCCCCCTACCGCCGATTTGACCGAACTATTATTGCTCGATTCGGTAAGCATTTTCATGAACAAGGCAGGCAAGGGTAACCGCAAACGCGGCAAAGGCAAATTCAATTCGGGCGGCGGCCCACAGCCGCTTTATTTGCAAAAACACGTGATGGATACTGTGGACCGTTTTGTAACCATTGGGTTTAATCGCCCTTTCAGGATCAACGGCGATATCGAACTTACATTTATCCCGGTTGGCCACTTATTAGGCGCGGCATCAGCTGTTTTAAAAGTAACCGAAAACGGCGAAGAAAAATCAATTGCCTTTACCGGCGATATCGGCCGGAAAAATTACCCGGTATTAAATGATCCGCAGGAATTGCCTCCTGTTGATTTCCTGGTATCAGAATCAACTTATGGCGGCCGTTATCACACCAAGGGAAAATCGGTAGAAGAAACCCTTGTTGAAGTTATTGAAAAAGCATGTATTAAAGAACAAGGCCGTTTAATTATCCCGGCTTTCAGTATTGGGCGTACCCAATCGTTGGTATATTCGTTAAACAAGATTTTCACTGAAGGATTATTGCCGGCTGTAAAAGTTTTTGTTGATAGCCCGATGGCTACCATGGCAACCGGCATCTTCCGCAAATACCATAGCCTGGTAAATCAGGAGGCCCAGGATTTTTATAAAGATAAGGGCGATGAGTTTGAATTTGATAACCTCACCTATGTAGAAACCCTGAAGGATAGTCGCCAGATTTCCAATTACTGGGAGCCTTGCATCATCATCTCCTCAGCAGGAATGCTGGAGGGCGGCCGTATCCAGGACCACCTATTTTACAATATTCAAAATTACTACTGCACCATCCTGTTCATTGGCTATTGCGCCAAAGGAACCCTGGGACACCGTTTACTGCGGGGCGATCCTATCGTTCACATTAAAGACCGCGAATTGGCCGTTTATGCCACTATTAAACAAACCGACGTATTAAGTGCTCACGGCGACCACCAGGACCTTTTAGATAATGTAAAACAGCAGGATAAAACCAAGCTAAAGAACGTATTCCTGGTACATGGCGAAGGGGAAAGTATGAAACTGCTGGCTGCTTCTCTGGAAGATGAAGGGTATACCGTTACCATACCGGAAAAGGATGTAACATATAATATTTAA